A part of Oncorhynchus kisutch isolate 150728-3 linkage group LG2, Okis_V2, whole genome shotgun sequence genomic DNA contains:
- the LOC116353640 gene encoding sialoadhesin isoform X2: MLLVIGLDRMLLLCTVIFGFWRDTHAVSPVPSIPNRVPALVGSCVVIPCSFTPSASHSALGRQGRVVGVRLRYKTRHISILQSTAFSTEDKSTVSRKFLGRTSLRGNTDDGDCSVMIDRVHLADSNVYELALKGHGQNDWGNARRVNIVVSESPELPVISGVGAATEGQMVSLNCSISYSCPSQAPTLQWRWERGAQENSSEYGELQVLQPQGQGPTLRTSLTFIASYRIKPRMRCEAVYPGGRRVYTVKELHVTYKPVILQLSSYCVVKGLEVLCRCSVDSNPRPGVTWSVNGSVPPYSYNTSVGSENGTLTAMLRGHMETPLRIVCFAINALGNDSHTLLQAEDGSLLWKVIPAVCISLATFLLSLLLLFCCRKRRVLTCRPPVYPGDMGIYQDQMPLYINCTEVNNIYTNGSYQLVYQNCTPLFVRTKQTHPMGRRGGERRGGERRGGERRGGERRGGERRGGESQGGMVDRGTRDRQSPAYNDNNTETAIYLEII, translated from the exons ATGCTTCTAGTCATTGGTCTGGACAGAATGCTCCTGCTGTGTACTGTGATCTTTG GCTTCTGGAGGGACACCCATGCTGTGTCCCCCGTGCCGTCCATTCCAAACCGTGTCCCTGCCTTGGTAGGCTCCTGCGTGGTCATCCCCTGCTCCTTCACTCCTTCAGCCTCTCATTCCGCCCTGGGCAGGCAGGGGAGAGTGGTGGGCGTGAGGTTGCGCTACAAGACTCGTCACATCTCCATCCTGCAGAGTACAGCTTTCAGTACGGAGGACAAATCCACAGTCAGCAGGAAGTTCCTGGGCCGGACATCCCTACGGGGAAACACGGACGATGGAGACTGCTCTGTAATGATTGACAGGGTCCACCTGGCTGACTCCAATGTTTATGAGCTGGCGTTGAAGGGCCATGGACAGAATGACTGGGGGAATGCGAGGAGGGTCAACATCGTTGTGTCAG AGTCCCCAGAGCTCCCAGTGATCAGCGGTGTGGGGGCAGCGACAGAAGGACAGATGGTGTCACTAAACTGCAGCATTAGTTACTCCTGTCCCTCCCAGGCCCCCACCCTCCAGTGGCGGTGGGAGAGAGGAGCTCAGGAGAACAGCAGCGAGTATGGGGAGCTGCAGGTACTCCAGCCCCAGGGCCAGGGGCCTACACTACGGACCTCTCTCACTTTTATCGCATCGTATCGCATCAAACCCAGAATGAGGTGTGAGGCAGTATATCCAGGAGGAAGAAGAGTATACACCGTAAAGGAGCTCCATGTGACAT ACAAGCCTGTCATCCTCCAACTCTCCTCCTACTGTGTTGTGAAGGGGTTGGAGGTTCTGTGTCGCTGTTCTGTGGACTCCAACCCCCGTCCAGGCGTAACCTGGAGTGTCAACGGTAGTGTTCCACCATACAGTTACAACACATCAGTAGGCTCAGAGAACGGTACACTAACAGCCATGCTGAGGGGCCACATGGAAACTCCACTGAGGATAGTCTGCTTCGCCATTAATGCACTGGGCAACGACTCCCACACACTGCTTCAGGCAGAGGACG GTTCTCTGCTGTGGAAAGTGATACCTGCAGTATGCATCTCTTTGgccaccttcctcctctctctactcctcctgttcTGCTGTCGAAAGAG ACGTGTGCTGACCTGCAGACCTCCGGTGTATCCTGGGGACATGGGTATCTACCAGGATCAGATGCCCCTCTACATCAACTGCACTGAGGTCAACAACATCTACACCAATGGCAGTTACCAGCTGGTTTACCAGAACTGCACCCCTCTTTTCGTCCGGACCAAACAG ACACATCCTATGGGGAGGCGAGGTGGggagagacgaggtggagagaggagagggggagagagaagaggaggtgagagacgaggaggggagagaagagggggagagagtcaaGGGGGCATGGTGGACAGAGGAACAAGAGACAGACAAAGCCCTGCCTACAATGACAATAACACTGAAACAGCTATCTACTTGGAGATCATCTGA
- the LOC116353640 gene encoding uncharacterized protein LOC116353640 isoform X1, with translation MLLVIGLDRMLLLCTVIFGFWRDTHAVSPVPSIPNRVPALVGSCVVIPCSFTPSASHSALGRQGRVVGVRLRYKTRHISILQSTAFSTEDKSTVSRKFLGRTSLRGNTDDGDCSVMIDRVHLADSNVYELALKGHGQNDWGNARRVNIVVSESPELPVISGVGAATEGQMVSLNCSISYSCPSQAPTLQWRWERGAQENSSEYGELQVLQPQGQGPTLRTSLTFIASYRIKPRMRCEAVYPGGRRVYTVKELHVTYKPVILQLSSYCVVKGLEVLCRCSVDSNPRPGVTWSVNGSVPPYSYNTSVGSENGTLTAMLRGHMETPLRIVCFAINALGNDSHTLLQAEDGSLLWKVIPAVCISLATFLLSLLLLFCCRKRSGKRVLTCRPPVYPGDMGIYQDQMPLYINCTEVNNIYTNGSYQLVYQNCTPLFVRTKQTHPMGRRGGERRGGERRGGERRGGERRGGERRGGESQGGMVDRGTRDRQSPAYNDNNTETAIYLEII, from the exons ATGCTTCTAGTCATTGGTCTGGACAGAATGCTCCTGCTGTGTACTGTGATCTTTG GCTTCTGGAGGGACACCCATGCTGTGTCCCCCGTGCCGTCCATTCCAAACCGTGTCCCTGCCTTGGTAGGCTCCTGCGTGGTCATCCCCTGCTCCTTCACTCCTTCAGCCTCTCATTCCGCCCTGGGCAGGCAGGGGAGAGTGGTGGGCGTGAGGTTGCGCTACAAGACTCGTCACATCTCCATCCTGCAGAGTACAGCTTTCAGTACGGAGGACAAATCCACAGTCAGCAGGAAGTTCCTGGGCCGGACATCCCTACGGGGAAACACGGACGATGGAGACTGCTCTGTAATGATTGACAGGGTCCACCTGGCTGACTCCAATGTTTATGAGCTGGCGTTGAAGGGCCATGGACAGAATGACTGGGGGAATGCGAGGAGGGTCAACATCGTTGTGTCAG AGTCCCCAGAGCTCCCAGTGATCAGCGGTGTGGGGGCAGCGACAGAAGGACAGATGGTGTCACTAAACTGCAGCATTAGTTACTCCTGTCCCTCCCAGGCCCCCACCCTCCAGTGGCGGTGGGAGAGAGGAGCTCAGGAGAACAGCAGCGAGTATGGGGAGCTGCAGGTACTCCAGCCCCAGGGCCAGGGGCCTACACTACGGACCTCTCTCACTTTTATCGCATCGTATCGCATCAAACCCAGAATGAGGTGTGAGGCAGTATATCCAGGAGGAAGAAGAGTATACACCGTAAAGGAGCTCCATGTGACAT ACAAGCCTGTCATCCTCCAACTCTCCTCCTACTGTGTTGTGAAGGGGTTGGAGGTTCTGTGTCGCTGTTCTGTGGACTCCAACCCCCGTCCAGGCGTAACCTGGAGTGTCAACGGTAGTGTTCCACCATACAGTTACAACACATCAGTAGGCTCAGAGAACGGTACACTAACAGCCATGCTGAGGGGCCACATGGAAACTCCACTGAGGATAGTCTGCTTCGCCATTAATGCACTGGGCAACGACTCCCACACACTGCTTCAGGCAGAGGACG GTTCTCTGCTGTGGAAAGTGATACCTGCAGTATGCATCTCTTTGgccaccttcctcctctctctactcctcctgttcTGCTGTCGAAAGAGGTCAGGAAA ACGTGTGCTGACCTGCAGACCTCCGGTGTATCCTGGGGACATGGGTATCTACCAGGATCAGATGCCCCTCTACATCAACTGCACTGAGGTCAACAACATCTACACCAATGGCAGTTACCAGCTGGTTTACCAGAACTGCACCCCTCTTTTCGTCCGGACCAAACAG ACACATCCTATGGGGAGGCGAGGTGGggagagacgaggtggagagaggagagggggagagagaagaggaggtgagagacgaggaggggagagaagagggggagagagtcaaGGGGGCATGGTGGACAGAGGAACAAGAGACAGACAAAGCCCTGCCTACAATGACAATAACACTGAAACAGCTATCTACTTGGAGATCATCTGA